From the Pirellulales bacterium genome, the window CACATCGCCTGCATGCCTTCGCCGTTCAGCCAGCGGTCGACCGGCAAGTTGCGCGGATAAATGCGAAAACCGCGCACGCCTTTGGCCTTCAGCCGGCGCATTTCGGCGGGCGGGTCGTCGGCCGAATCGTCGATCACGGCCACGCCCGAAAAAGTGCCGGGGAAGCGGTGCATCGTGTCGAGCATGTAGGAATTATCGAAGCCGTAGAAGCTCATCTGAATGAGCGCGACCCGTTCGACGCCGCAGGGCCGGGCATGCTCGAAAAGCTGCTCCGGCGTAAAGCTCGGCGGCTTCATCTCCTCGCGGCGAAAACCGGCGGCCAGCGGATAGCGCTCGGTATCCGGCGTCCAGACATGGACGTGCGCGTCGATGGCGCCCGGCTTGGGGTCGTCTTTGGACGCGGCGGCCCGTGCCAGCGCGTGCGTCAGCCGCGTGCCGGAGGCCAGCAGCGTGGTGCCGGCCAAGGCCGCCGTTTGGAGCCACTGGCGTCGGGAAGCAGTTTGCATCAATCGGTCCTCTCTAAAATTGTTCCCCCTATCCTAAAGCCGGCCAGCGCGGTTCGCGAGACCCGCGCCTAATATGAGGTAACTCAGCCGCGGTAGCGGACGTCGTGAGACCTCCGGCAGTCGCAGATCAGCACGCTTCGCGCAGGGCATCGACCACCACTTCGTGCCAGTTTGGCGGCTTGTCGGGTCGGTCGCAACGCGCCGCCCCTGATTCCTCGTGTTCCATCGAAGACGCGCAACTCGCCGCCTCCAATTCCTCGCGTTCCATCGAAGGTGCGCAACTCGCCGTCTCCAATTCCTCGTGTTCCATCGAAGGTGCGCAACTCGCCGCCTCCGATTCCTCTCTCCTTCCCTCCTTCCCTCCGTCGCTCCGTCTCCCCCTCTCTCCCTCCCCGACCACCCTGAGCTCCCACGGCTTGGCCCTCAGCGTCGTTCCTTGGCTGGCCGCCACCGGCGGCACCCAGCGCATTTCCCAGCCGCCGCTGAAGCCGGTCTTATGCGAGTGGATTCCCAATTCGGCCGCGGCACGCAGCAGGGTGCCCTTGGAAAAACCGTTCTTCATGCCCTCCTGATACAACTCGTCGGAGGGCATGGGCCCGGCGGCGAGCGCTTCTTTGATCCAGGCCATCGCCGCATTCCGCACGCGGCGGCGGTCGCTGTTATGGGCGCTGGGCAGCAGCGCCTCGGCCAGTTCCGGCGCGGGATCGTCGCAATGCCAGCGGATGCGCCCATCGACCAATTCGAACGAGCGTCCCGGCGCCGCCGCATCGGGCGCCAGGTTGTTCTTCACCGGCAAGAACCACCGCCTGGCGCTTTGGCTATACGCGGGCGGGGGTGATTTTGGATTTTCGATTTTGGATTTTGGATTGCCACGTGTTCCCTCTCCCTCCGGGAGAGGGTTAGGGTGAGGGCCTTGGTCCAATTTGCAATTTGCATTTTGCAATTCGCAATTCGCAATTCCCCCCCTTCCTCCTGAGCCCTCCGTCTCTCCGTCGCTCCGTGTCTCCCTCGCTCCCTCCCGGTCCTTGACCACCGTCCACACCACGCTGGCCGCCTGCGACAGCCGGCTGAGCTGCCGCGTGGTGATGCGTCCCTCGACGCTCAACTGCATCCGCACCAGCACGACGATCGCCAGGCGCAGCGAGCGGGCCAGCTCGTTCAGCCGCTGGATCACGCGGGCCAGGGCGGCGGCAGAAAGCATATTGCCGGGCTTGCCGAACCAGCCGTCGACATCGTCGATCACCAAGAGCCGGGCGGCCCGAGGTGATGGAAGGTCATCACGGTCGAGGTTGATCTGGGCCGGCAGGATGCCGCTCGTTGGGTCGCCCGCCCCTTGGAGCGTGTGGTAGAGAATCGCCATCCGCTCGTCGAGGATGTCGTCGCTCGGTTTCCGCCGCCGGTCGTAAAACCCCGTCGGTTCGAGCGCGGCGAGCGCCACGCGTCGGGCGTCGCCTTCGGCCTGATCGAGCCGCCAGCGCAGCAGCTCCGGCCGCTCATCGCCGGCGGTGGCCAGCACCACACGATGTTCCAGCTCACGGGCGACATCGGCGGCGATTTGGCAGCCGATGAAGGTTTTGCCCGCTCCCGGTTCGCCGGCCACGACGGTGACCGCCTCGTCGGCGATCACATTTTCGACCAGCCAGCTTGTCGGCCGGCCGCTCACTCGGCTGAGCGCATCGACCGTCACGCCGCTTTTGGCCAAGGCCGCATCGTGCTCTTCATCTCCCGCGATCCACTTCGGATCGCCGACTTTTTTCTCGCGATAGTAGCCCATGGAAGTCCTCCCGATTTTGGATTTTCGGTTTTGGATTTTGGATTGACTTGTCGTTCGTTTTTCGGTCGTGCCGGCCAAGAATTCCAGAACGGTCGGCGCCTGCGTCCGCCACTGACCACTAACCACTAACCACTAACCACTAACCACTAACTATCCGCCCGGACTGGCTTGGGTTGTGCCGGGAACGGTTCGTGTCTTCCCGCGTTGTACGGGCAAAGTGGCTTGGGTTGTGTTCGCGACAAACCGGCTGAACCGCACGATTCAACGTAACTAGCTAATCAGCAAGTGGTTGCGCCGTTTTTGCATGTTTGCACGGCATCGTGGGAAACGCGGCGGTGGCGCCGAATGGCGACAAGGTTACACCGGCATTCGGGCTTTTTTCGCGCCGCAACGACTTGCCAACCGGCCCGGCATCGCCCCATATTCCACGAATGGTGAAACTCGGCCAAACAGTGAAACGGACCCGATTCGTGCAGCACGCCGCCAGGCACGGGCTCGATGAACTTGGAAGAGAAACCGGCGCTTTCCGGATTCTGAAGGCCGGCTTCGGGGCCCGCTTTCCGCGACGCACCGGGCAGGAGTGGGACCTCGTGCTTCACTTGCAGCCAAGCCTCCGCGCTCCGATCGTTCAGCAGCCGGCGAATTCGCGCGCCGACTGCGCGGACACCAACCCGAAGCGTAAGCGAGGTAGGTCCGTCGCTACTCCTCGCTCACGCTTCGGGTTTGCGCGGGCCGCTGAACAATCCGGGCGAGACGAGCCGTTGACCCTGTTGGTCGAGTGCCGGGAGCATCTTTCGCCCAAAACGGCGCTGGAGCTGCTCGACGCCTCTCGGCCGCCGAGCGCTGCCACGCTGCTGTTGTTCAGCCCGGCCATATCGCCGCGGGTGGCCGAAATCTGCCGCCAGCGGCAGGTGGGCTATCTCGATGCGGCGGGCAATTGTCTGTTGCGCGCGGAGGGTCTTTACATCGAGCGGCGGGGCCGCGGCAACGTGCGTCCCGACACGCGGCCCATCCGCCGGCTGTTTTCGCCGAAGGCCAGCCGCGTGACGCGCGCCCTGTTGACGGAGCCTGCCAGGCGGTGGCAAGTTCAAGCGCTGGCGGCGGCGGCGCGGGTCAGCCTGGGACTGGTCTCGAAAGTGAAGCAAACGCTGCTCAGCGAGGGTTATGCCGTCGAGCGCGATCGGCTGCTCTCGCTGTGCGGTCCGCGGGCCCTGCTCGACGCCTGGGCACGGGCCTACGCTCCGCGCGTCGAGCCGGTTCGCTTGCGGGTGCCCGGCGACACGATGGGTGTTGCCGTTGCCCGCTGGCTGGAAAGCAATTCCGTGCCTTACGCTCTGACGCAATTGGCCGGAGCAGGGCGAACGACGGGGGCGGTCGAATTCGAAGACCTTGTTTTTTGGGTCGCTCCGCTGCCGCCGTCGGCCTGGACCGACTTTCAGCGGCTTACCGGCGGCGAGCGGGTCGAATCGGGCGAGAATGTGGTCCTTTGGCAGACCGGCGACGCGTCGGTGTTCGACGGCGCGCGGCCGCTGGGCAGTCCGCCGCTGGCGACCGTCTCGCCGCTGCAGCTCTATCTAGACCTGCAGCTTCTGGACGGCGGCGGCCAGCCGGCCGAGGCGGTCTACGAGCAGCAGCTCACGGGGAGGTTTCGGCAGATGACAGCACCGGACGCCACGAGTGCGCGGGACGATGTCTAAATGCCAACAGGATTGCTCACCGTTTCTTGCAGCCTCCGCCGGCAGATACGATGATCCACGGCGGTTTTACGGCATAACACCGGACGGCAATGGCTTCGCCCTGTTGAAAACGGTGGGTTGGAAGGCGCCTAGCGGCTTGCTGATGCAAGGATAGTCGCATAAAATCGACATATTCCTCGGTGAAGTTCGGCTTTTCAGCGAGCGAATGGTTATCCTCGGGAAGTCGAGCGCGCGGGCCTTTTTTCTCGTATCGAGGCGATGATGACCAGAGTTGCTATCTTGCGCGAACCTGACGAGGGCGGGGCCGTGCGGTATCGGGCCATTGCGGGCGAACAACAGTCCGTTGGAAACACGGCGGGCGAGGCACTCGACGCGATCTCCGCGCAGCTTCCCGCGGATAAGAAGGGCACTCTGGTGGTCGTGCAGAACCTTCAGGCAGATCAGTTTTTCACGAAAGAACAGCGCACGCGTCTCGATGATCTCATGACTCGCTGGCGCGCGGCCCGCGACGCGGGTGCTGCCCTTTCTGCGATCGAACAAGCCGAACTCGATCATCTGGTGCAGGAGGAGGTTGTCGCGGCAGGACGGCGCGCGGCCGCACTGAGTGACGAGTTGGATCAGTGAATCCGCACTACCCTGCCGTTGCCGAGCGGGCTGGTCACCGTTGTGAATACTGCCGCGCGCCCGAGGCTGTCTTCAACTTTCCGTTTGAGGTCGAACACATCATCCCGCCCGGGGCCGGTGGCGCGGACGCCGATTTGAACTTGGCACTGGCCTGTCGCGCGTGCAACATTTGCAAGAGCAATCATACCCGGGAAGCCGACCCCGACTCCCACCTGCTGGCCGATCTGTTCCATCCACGGCGGCAACGTTGGGAGGACCACTTCGGCGTCGACGAGCAGGGAATGATTTTTGGCAAGACGCCGAGCGGACGGGCGACCGTCGCTCGTTTGCAGATGAATTCCGCGCACCAGTCGACCGCGCGACGCCACTGGATTCGACTGGAAGTCTACCCTTGAAGAAAGGGCGCGTTGGATTTACCCCCCTTCAAAATAGCGACGGCTGCTCGCGCGGTGTGGGAATGGCTGACGCTATTCTCGCAAGCTGCGGGATTGCCTTGGCTGCCAGGTCAAAATACTCGCGGTGCCGCTCAATGCCGATGCTCGATAGGCCAAGAGCTTCGGCTGCCGCGACCGTGGAGCCGGACCCCATGAACGGGTCAACGACGATGCCCTCGCCAAGCGGCAGTGACGCGTACACGACTTGCCGCAAGAACGATTGCGGCTTTAGGCTGGGATGGTTCGCGATCGCTCGCTCGGCCCGCGACGTCCGCTCGCTGCGAATACAATCTTCGAACGGCCGATCATCGGGCGTTCGGCGCAGGGCGCCGGTCTGGAACCGCCGGAGGCACTCCGCGACGGTGATCTTGTCGGGCATGGGCTTGCGGAATATGCCCCACGGCTCATAGCATCCCTTGGGCATTGAAGAGACACCCGGAAACTCGGCTTCCGCGTTCTTCGGGCGATCGCCGCCGCGGAGTGTGCGCACGAGCCGAATGACTTGCCCGCGGAACTCCAGCCCGCCTTCGACCAGCGCGTCGTACAGCAATTGGGCGATAAAGGCGTTGGTCGCGATGAAAACATGGCCGCCGGGCCTCAAGGCATGGAGCGTCGATCGGGACCACTCCGCGAAGAAGGTTCGCAGGGCTTGGCGTTCGCTCCGGTCCAGGGCCGTGAAGCGTGGCAACGGTGCCCGCACGTGCCCGTCAAACGAGGGCGGAATGCGCCAAATGCCGCCCCGACCGACCTCGCGCTTGGCAAGCTGGTCGGC encodes:
- a CDS encoding amidohydrolase family protein gives rise to the protein MQTASRRQWLQTAALAGTTLLASGTRLTHALARAAASKDDPKPGAIDAHVHVWTPDTERYPLAAGFRREEMKPPSFTPEQLFEHARPCGVERVALIQMSFYGFDNSYMLDTMHRFPGTFSGVAVIDDSADDPPAEMRRLKAKGVRGFRIYPRNLPVDRWLNGEGMQAMWRCGAEEGLAMCHLVNPDALAAIDANCAKFPETPVVIDHFGRVGVDGQIRAGDVAALCRLARRPRTFVKVSAFYALGAKKAPYLDLLPMIRKLLDAFGPERLMWATDCPYQVQQGHTYADSIALVRDRLEDLSKGDREWLLRRTAEKVFFS
- a CDS encoding AAA family ATPase, translated to MGYYREKKVGDPKWIAGDEEHDAALAKSGVTVDALSRVSGRPTSWLVENVIADEAVTVVAGEPGAGKTFIGCQIAADVARELEHRVVLATAGDERPELLRWRLDQAEGDARRVALAALEPTGFYDRRRKPSDDILDERMAILYHTLQGAGDPTSGILPAQINLDRDDLPSPRAARLLVIDDVDGWFGKPGNMLSAAALARVIQRLNELARSLRLAIVVLVRMQLSVEGRITTRQLSRLSQAASVVWTVVKDREGARETRSDGETEGSGGRGGIANCELQNANCKLDQGPHPNPLPEGEGTRGNPKSKIENPKSPPPAYSQSARRWFLPVKNNLAPDAAAPGRSFELVDGRIRWHCDDPAPELAEALLPSAHNSDRRRVRNAAMAWIKEALAAGPMPSDELYQEGMKNGFSKGTLLRAAAELGIHSHKTGFSGGWEMRWVPPVAASQGTTLRAKPWELRVVGEGERGRRSDGGKEGRREESEAASCAPSMEHEELETASCAPSMEREELEAASCASSMEHEESGAARCDRPDKPPNWHEVVVDALREAC
- a CDS encoding HNH endonuclease signature motif containing protein; the encoded protein is MNPHYPAVAERAGHRCEYCRAPEAVFNFPFEVEHIIPPGAGGADADLNLALACRACNICKSNHTREADPDSHLLADLFHPRRQRWEDHFGVDEQGMIFGKTPSGRATVARLQMNSAHQSTARRHWIRLEVYP
- a CDS encoding DNA methyltransferase — protein: MSNQNGQSLACGFESAPVGKSLIVYADCLEWLAGVPENTIHAIVTDPPYGVKEYEADQLAKREVGRGGIWRIPPSFDGHVRAPLPRFTALDRSERQALRTFFAEWSRSTLHALRPGGHVFIATNAFIAQLLYDALVEGGLEFRGQVIRLVRTLRGGDRPKNAEAEFPGVSSMPKGCYEPWGIFRKPMPDKITVAECLRRFQTGALRRTPDDRPFEDCIRSERTSRAERAIANHPSLKPQSFLRQVVYASLPLGEGIVVDPFMGSGSTVAAAEALGLSSIGIERHREYFDLAAKAIPQLARIASAIPTPREQPSLF